The Setaria italica strain Yugu1 chromosome IX, Setaria_italica_v2.0, whole genome shotgun sequence genome has a window encoding:
- the LOC101782275 gene encoding F-box protein At1g47340 — protein sequence MRLSVLALPHPHSGGSGLHEMEEPPGKRNPPASLTDELLVEILRRVPVRSLCRFKCVSRSWRYLISDPVHRKKLPQTLVGFFYHSWNLERCPARAHHFTNITGKGAPFIFPDFSFFPVPSDHVRPLDSCNGLLLCRCLEPGPDEGDGYPPFHYAVCNPATKKWVMLPDGSWASGEARTARLGFDPVVSSHFHVVEYVVDDGDCVIGVEIYSSKTGAWSFMESEWGNDVMLDDEARSVFLNGFMHMVTYAAGIVVVDMEGKTWRSIPVPSECDFGCIHQSHQGRLCFLNNDDVDASKLLIWILEDHGTHEWTLKHSVRKFFLFRRKNLAYDMGYRVITFHPECNLIYFVYGWDRTLMAYEMDRKEVRVIRNLGHESSDPYLPFVPLFSEALADEQ from the coding sequence ATGCGTCTCTCGGTCCTGGCGCTACCTCATCCTCACAGCGGGGGATCCGGACTCCACGAGATGGAGGAGCCCCCCGGGAAGAGGAACCCGCCGGCCAGCCTCACGGACGAGCTCCTCGTGGAGATCCTCCGCCGCGTCCCCGTCCGCTCACTGTGCCGCTTCAAATGCGTCTCTCGGTCCTGGCGCTACCTCATCTCCGACCCCGTCCACCGCAAGAAGCTACCCCAGACCCTCGTCGGCTTCTTCTACCACAGCTGGAACTTAGAGCGCTGCCCCGCCCGCGCGCATCACTTCACCAACATCACCGGAAAAGGCGCGCCGTTCATCTTCCCCGACTTCTCCTTCTTTCCCGTCCCCAGTGACCATGTAAGACCCTTGGATTCCTGCaacggcctcctcctctgccgctGCTTGGAGCCTGGTCCTGATGAGGGCGACGGGTATCCACCGTTCCATTATGCTGTGTGCAATCCCGCGACCAAGAAGTGGGTGATGTTGCCGGATGGCAGCTGGGCTAGTGGCGAGGCTCGCACCGCCCGCTTGGGGTTTGATCCGGTAGTCTCCTCGCACTTCCATGTGGTTGAGTATGTGGTGGACGATGGTGACTGCGTCATTGGGGTGGAGATCTATTCATCCAAAACTGGAGCATGGAGCTTTATGGAAAGTGAATGGGGCAATGATGTTATGCTCGATGACGAAGCGAGAAGTGTGTTTCTTAATGGCTTTATGCATATGGTCACGTACGCTGCCGGGATAGTGGTGGTGGACATGGAGGGAAAAACATGGAGGTCAATTCCTGTGCCATCCGAATGTGATTTTGGCTGCATCCATCAATCTCATCAGGGTCGCCTGTGTTTTCTTAATAATGATGATGTTGATGCCTCCAAACTGTTGATCTGGATCCTTGAAGACCATGGTACTCATGAATGGACATTGAAGCATTCCGTCAGAAAGTTCTTTCTGTTTCGACGGAAGAATCTTGCATATGATATGGGCTACAGAGTGATTACATTTCACCCAGAATGCAATTTGATTTACTTTGTTTATGGATGGGACAGGACACTGATGGCATATGAAATGGACCGCAAGGAAGTTCGTGTTATTCGCAATCTCGGACATGAGAGCTCGGATCCCTATCTTCCTTTTGTACCCTTGTTCTCGGAGGCATTAGCAGATGAGCAGTGA
- the LOC101782684 gene encoding S-norcoclaurine synthase 1: MEVASEKIVNRDEITDTALSLFAGDDSIHIPESYIRTDEVLADEVVGKDEAYELPVVDMAKLLDPDSSAMETEKLGSACRHWGFFQLTNHGVDEAVAQLIKDSTAEFFSLPLDIKNRVAVLGKGAGLEGYGHHYSRGPGDKLDWAEGLILITQPVHERNMKLWPTNPPTFRDALATYSVEMTKLARRLLGFMAADIGDDKGELVEAFTGKRQSMAMHYYPPCRHPDKVMGITPHTDGLGLTLLLHVDDTPGLQIKKDGRWYPVRPLPGAILINIGDLLDVLTNGAYTSVEHRVIPDAERGRTTVVFVEEGTVGEMVTPLPGLLKEQEPRYKSLDIDDYIKGILKAIPEGTRFADTLKI, translated from the exons ATGGAGGTTGCTAGCGAGAAGATCGTCAACAGGGATGAGATCACGGACACCGCTCTGTCCCTGTTCGCCGGCGACGACTCCATCCACATCCCGGAGAGTTATATCAGAACAGATGAGGTCCTTGCTGACGAAGTCGTCGGCAAGGACGAGGCCTACGAGCTGCCGGTCGTCGACATGGCCAAGCTTCTTGATCCCGATTCCTCGGCCATGGAGACAGAGAAGCTTGGCTCTGCGTGCCGACACTGGGGTTTCTTTCAG CTAACGAACCATGGAGTCGACGAAGCAGTGGCACAGCTTATAAAAGACAGTACTGCGGAGTTCTTCAGCTTGCCACTGGACATCAAGAACAGAGTGGCGGTGCTGGGGAAGGGAGCTGGCCTTGAAGGATATGGCCACCACTACAGCAGAGGGCCAGGTGACAAGCTGGACTGGGCAGAGGGCCTAATCCTCATCACCCAGCCAGTCCATGAGAGGAACATGAAACTGTGGCCTACCAACCCACCCACGTTCCG CGATGCGCTTGCGACGTACTCAGTGGAGATGACGAAGCTCGCGAGGCGTCTGCTGGGCTTCATGGCGGCCGACATCGGGGACGACAAGGGTGAGCTGGTGGAGGCCTTCACCGGGAAGCGGCAGAGCATGGCGATGCACTACTACCCTCCGTGCCGGCACCCGGACAAGGTGATGGGCATCACGCCGCACACCGACGGCCTCGGCCTGACGCTGCTGCTGCACGTCGACGACACGCCGGGCCTGCAGATCAAGAAGGACGGCCGGTGGTACCCGGTGCGGCCGCTGCCGGGAGCCATCCTCATCAACATCGGCGATCTCCTCGACGTCCTCACCAACGGCGCCTACACGAGCGTCGAGCACCGGGTGATCCCGGACGCCGAGAGGGGACGCACCACCGTCGTCTTCGTCGAGGAGGGCACGGTGGGGGAGATGGTGACGCCGCTCCCGGGCCTCCTCAAGGAGCAGGAGCCGCGCTACAAGTCCTTGGATATCGACGACTACATCAAGGGCATCCTCAAGGCGATTCCGGAAGGGACCCGGTTCGCGGACACTCTCAAGATCTAG
- the LOC101783105 gene encoding protein SRG1: MEARNYDKVVNRDEITDATASAFADGGQIPEKYIRTEEVLDGVVVGDDESYELPVVDMARLLDPESSALEIAKLGDACRNWGFFQLTNHGADEGVVQRMKDSTVQFFSTPLESKKKVAVREKGFEGFGHHYSRASSGHKLDWAESVILITQPPQDRKMEMWPTNPPTFREALEVYSVEMIGLAERLLGFMAADLGVERAALLDAFTGRRQSMAIHYYPPCRHREKVMGITPHTDGLGLTLLLHVDDTPGLQIRKGGRWFPVRPLPGAFVVNVADILEVLSNGAYRSVEHRVIPDAERARTTVVIFQEAAVGGMVAPLSGLVAEGGGEARYKSIEVEEYIKGNFNALMEGTRFIDSLRI; the protein is encoded by the exons ATGGAGGCTCGTAACTACGACAAGGTCGTCAACAGGGATGAGATCACGGACGCCACCGCGTCCGCGTTCGCCGACGGCGGCCAGATCCCGGAGAAGTACATCCGGACCGAGGAGGTCCtcgacggcgtcgtcgtcggcgacgatGAGAGCTACGAGCTGCCGGTCGTCGACATGGCCAGGCTTCTTGATCCGGAGTCGTCGGCGCTGGAGATTGCGAAGCTCGGCGACGCTTGCAGGAACTGGGGGTTCTTCCAG CTGACAAACCATGGAGCTGACGAAGGAGTGGTGCAGCGGATGAAGGACAGTACTGTGCAGTTCTTCAGCACGCCGCTGGAgagcaagaagaaagtggcagtCCGAGAGAAAGGCTTCGAGGGATTCGGGCACCACTACAGCAGAGCATCGAGTGGCCACAAGTTGGACTGGGCAGAGAGCGTGATCCTCATCACGCAGCCACCCCAAGATAGGAAGATGGAGATGTGGCCTACGAACCCACCCACATTCAGGGAGGCGCTTGAGGTTTACTCGGTGGAGATGATCGGTCTCGCGGAGAGGCTCCTGGGTTTCATGGCGGCCGACCTCGGGGTGGAGCGGGCGGCGCTCCTCGACGCCTTCACCGGGCGGCGGCAGAGCATGGCGATCCACTACTACCCTCCCTGCCGCCACCGGGAGAAGGTGATGGGCATCACGCCGCACACCGACGGGCTGGGCCTGACGCTgctgctgcacgtggatgacaCCCCCGGCCTACAGATCAGGAAGGGCGGGCGGTGGTTCCCGGTGCGGCCGCTGCCGGGCGCCTTCGTCGTCAACGTCGCCGACATCCTCGAGGTCCTCAGCAACGGCGCGTACAGGAGCGTCGAGCACCGGGTGATCCCGGACGCCGAGAGGGCGCGCACCACCGTCGTGATATTCCAGGAGGCGGCCGTCGGGGGGATGGTGGCGCCGCTGTCGGGGCtggtggcggagggcggcggcgaggcgcgctACAAGTCCATCGAGGTCGAGGAGTACATCAAGGGGAACTTCAACGCGCTGATGGAAGGGACACGGTTCATCGACAGCCTCAGGATCTAG